One genomic segment of Gemmatimonadota bacterium includes these proteins:
- a CDS encoding glucose 1-dehydrogenase: MKLESRVAIVTGGSSGIGRGISIELAREGARVVVCDLVERPKPGKYHDQDVTSPTVEALNKIGADGLFVQADVSDERAVGRLVDRTLEAFGGLDILVNNAGIFALGDSQTTPIETWDRIMGVNLRALFLTTRAAVPHLKASRAGRIINIASVHAFHGGGGPAYAPAKAGVVNLTRDTAVELASLGITANTICPGYIETPIQDYLTEDQVAEALEKTPLPRLGLPKDIGRACVFFASDDAEWITGTALPVDGGWLAPIW; this comes from the coding sequence TTGAAACTCGAAAGTCGGGTCGCTATCGTCACGGGCGGCAGTTCCGGTATTGGCCGAGGTATATCCATCGAACTGGCCAGGGAAGGGGCTCGCGTCGTGGTCTGCGACCTCGTCGAACGTCCGAAGCCTGGCAAGTACCATGACCAGGACGTGACGTCGCCTACCGTGGAGGCCTTGAACAAGATAGGTGCCGACGGCCTATTCGTGCAGGCCGACGTGTCGGACGAAAGGGCTGTGGGCCGCCTGGTGGACCGGACGCTGGAGGCCTTTGGCGGCCTGGACATTCTGGTCAACAACGCGGGGATTTTCGCCCTGGGCGACAGCCAGACGACCCCAATCGAAACGTGGGACCGCATCATGGGCGTGAACCTGCGGGCCCTGTTCCTGACTACGCGCGCCGCCGTGCCGCACCTGAAGGCATCCCGCGCGGGACGGATCATCAACATCGCTTCCGTGCACGCCTTTCACGGCGGCGGCGGTCCGGCGTACGCGCCGGCCAAGGCCGGTGTCGTCAACCTCACGCGGGACACGGCGGTCGAACTGGCGTCGCTCGGCATCACCGCCAATACGATCTGCCCGGGCTATATCGAGACGCCCATCCAGGACTACCTGACCGAAGACCAGGTCGCCGAGGCGCTGGAGAAGACTCCCCTGCCCCGACTGGGGCTGCCGAAGGACATCGGCCGGGCCTGCGTGTTCTTCGCGTCGGACGACGCCGAGTGGATCACTGGAACGGCCCTGCCCGTGGACGGCGGCTGGCTGGCTCCGATCTGGTAA
- a CDS encoding DUF423 domain-containing protein: protein MEKLFAITGGILALLGVVAGAFGAHGLKDRISPEMLEIFETAVRYQMYHAFGLLFAAWAVSRWPGAIPPAAGWSFIAGTVLFSGSLYVLSFTGIRWLGAVTPLGGVAFIVGWLLLVYGIYRA, encoded by the coding sequence ATGGAGAAACTTTTTGCCATAACCGGCGGTATCTTGGCGCTCCTGGGCGTGGTCGCCGGGGCCTTCGGCGCCCATGGCCTGAAGGACCGGATCTCGCCGGAAATGCTGGAGATCTTTGAGACCGCCGTCCGGTACCAGATGTATCACGCCTTCGGCCTGCTCTTCGCGGCCTGGGCGGTTTCGCGCTGGCCGGGTGCGATCCCGCCGGCGGCGGGATGGTCGTTCATCGCGGGTACGGTGCTGTTCTCCGGCAGCCTGTACGTATTGAGTTTCACGGGCATCCGGTGGCTGGGCGCCGTGACCCCACTGGGCGGGGTGGCGTTCATCGTCGGCTGGCTGCTCCTGGTCTACGGTATATATCGGGCTTGA